The Chloroflexi bacterium ADurb.Bin180 genome has a window encoding:
- a CDS encoding TGF-beta propeptide, with protein MARLLLRLSLVALSLALALTVALQARLPREVVEVLALPDEVLGLAVAQAPAQPAAQVTGQPTAVLPTATVPAPTVAPTPSGEPSTVVLQQGRDGYAGNIDTFIQFYAPEENYCHSAELFVVTTDKAVAFLRFDLTGLPAAAAVANATLELYAVQGNQGAEIGLYLPLKEWDACGITWTRPWQQPGANGAGDRQAEPLQVIKSGPAPEWLLFDVTGAVRQWLQDPSTNHGLMVKSLETTVPSQHILFSSENADSERRPRLTIRYQPPQPTSAATSPSLPSETPAPTLAPPADTPAPAVTPAATPTAITPGSPRVIELHWWKPMEVGGTYPVTLVFRPEKPGPGSSEFDTYVLAANAQLNAATFDTSAASEQLQILTRPESSLVWRWTVQPRSAGERILAFEVNLSWTPAVPDQPPVRTDPGIWQQSRTAKVNAGFAYWSAVRMARLALIGAGLLFWLGWLVLHQRRQQL; from the coding sequence TGCCGCGCGAGGTGGTGGAAGTGCTGGCACTGCCCGACGAGGTGCTGGGCCTCGCTGTGGCACAGGCTCCTGCACAGCCGGCGGCTCAGGTGACAGGTCAGCCCACTGCTGTGCTTCCGACCGCCACGGTTCCGGCCCCGACGGTGGCTCCCACACCCTCTGGCGAACCCTCGACAGTGGTGCTGCAGCAGGGCCGCGATGGCTATGCCGGCAACATCGATACCTTCATCCAGTTCTACGCGCCAGAGGAGAACTACTGCCACTCCGCAGAGCTGTTCGTGGTCACGACGGACAAGGCCGTTGCCTTCCTGCGCTTTGATCTGACCGGTCTGCCCGCTGCTGCCGCAGTGGCGAACGCCACGCTCGAGCTCTATGCAGTTCAGGGGAACCAGGGCGCCGAGATCGGGCTGTACTTGCCGCTCAAGGAGTGGGATGCCTGCGGGATCACCTGGACCAGGCCCTGGCAGCAGCCGGGAGCGAATGGCGCCGGCGACCGCCAGGCCGAGCCGCTGCAGGTCATCAAGAGCGGGCCGGCTCCAGAGTGGCTCCTGTTCGATGTGACTGGCGCGGTGAGGCAGTGGCTGCAGGACCCGTCCACCAACCACGGCCTGATGGTCAAGAGCCTCGAGACCACCGTGCCTTCGCAGCACATTCTGTTCTCCAGCGAGAACGCCGACTCGGAACGCCGGCCGCGGCTCACCATTCGCTACCAGCCGCCCCAGCCGACATCCGCAGCAACGAGCCCGTCACTGCCGAGCGAGACGCCTGCGCCCACGCTGGCGCCGCCGGCCGATACTCCGGCTCCCGCGGTCACCCCTGCGGCGACACCCACGGCCATCACCCCTGGCTCGCCGCGGGTGATCGAGCTCCACTGGTGGAAGCCGATGGAGGTGGGTGGCACCTACCCGGTTACCCTGGTCTTTCGGCCGGAGAAGCCGGGGCCTGGCAGCAGCGAGTTTGACACCTACGTGCTCGCGGCCAATGCGCAGCTCAATGCGGCAACATTCGACACAAGCGCGGCATCGGAGCAGTTGCAGATCCTGACCAGACCGGAATCATCCCTGGTCTGGCGATGGACGGTCCAGCCCCGCTCCGCGGGTGAGCGGATACTGGCCTTTGAGGTCAATCTGAGCTGGACGCCGGCTGTGCCTGACCAACCTCCGGTGCGCACTGACCCCGGCATCTGGCAGCAGAGCCGGACGGCCAAGGTGAATGCTGGTTTTGCTTACTGGTCCGCGGTCAGAATGGCCAGGCTGGCCCTCATCGGCGCTGGCTTGTTATTCTGGCTGGGGTGGCTGGTCCTGCACCAGCGTAGACAGCAGCTCTGA